One genomic window of Methanosarcina acetivorans C2A includes the following:
- a CDS encoding FKBP-type peptidyl-prolyl cis-trans isomerase: MENSRTVEKGDYLLIDYIGKLEDGTVFDTTLKEKALEAGIYIEEKEYRPFFFRADARQVIRGIDAGVLGMHEGEEKTLKIAPEEAYGEYKDYLVQKIPLARLELKEPPEVGEKIITPGGREVKVLDSTETYATLDFNHELAGKTLILEIKLVSIVTGASNLT, encoded by the coding sequence ATGGAGAACTCTCGTACCGTGGAAAAGGGAGATTATCTCCTTATAGATTACATCGGAAAGCTTGAGGACGGAACAGTCTTCGATACCACCTTAAAAGAGAAAGCTCTTGAAGCCGGAATCTACATTGAGGAAAAGGAATACAGACCTTTCTTTTTCAGGGCTGATGCCCGACAGGTGATAAGAGGTATCGATGCGGGGGTTCTTGGGATGCACGAAGGAGAAGAAAAAACCCTTAAAATCGCACCTGAAGAGGCTTACGGAGAATATAAGGATTACCTGGTTCAGAAAATTCCTCTTGCAAGGCTTGAACTCAAGGAACCTCCAGAAGTGGGGGAAAAAATAATAACTCCTGGGGGAAGGGAAGTCAAAGTACTCGATTCTACGGAAACTTACGCGACCCTCGACTTCAACCATGAGCTTGCAGGCAAAACCCTGATCCTGGAAATAAAACTTGTCTCCATTGTTACCGGAGCTTCAAACTTAACCTGA
- a CDS encoding OB-fold nucleic acid binding domain-containing protein yields the protein MEKEEKVVVVLLVMALCSLSTAYMFFGQETSGAGQASGGKVLQYTHESGVGEKVSLEAEVLSKRITYTGDHLLLEVDFDSEVLSVFIPNTAGAEVLDDLINEGDVISIKGIVSEYEGEKEIKVERKEDVTLK from the coding sequence ATGGAAAAGGAAGAGAAAGTCGTGGTAGTGCTGCTTGTAATGGCATTGTGCTCGCTTTCGACAGCATACATGTTCTTCGGACAGGAAACATCTGGGGCTGGGCAGGCTTCAGGAGGAAAAGTCCTGCAGTACACCCACGAGTCCGGAGTCGGGGAAAAAGTGTCTCTTGAAGCAGAAGTCCTGAGCAAAAGAATTACTTATACCGGAGATCACCTGCTTCTGGAAGTGGACTTTGACTCCGAAGTCCTGAGCGTGTTTATTCCGAATACAGCAGGGGCTGAAGTCCTGGATGACCTGATCAATGAGGGAGACGTCATCAGCATAAAAGGCATCGTCTCCGAGTATGAGGGAGAGAAAGAGATAAAAGTGGAAAGAAAAGAAGATGTTACCCTGAAATAA
- a CDS encoding FKBP-type peptidyl-prolyl cis-trans isomerase, with protein sequence MTEETIKNPDKTIENGDTISVDYVGKLEDGTVFDTSEKEAASEAGIYNEMRDYKPLTFTVGAGQMIKGFDEGVVGMKVGEEKTLEIPPEEAYGEYMEEYVRELPRNAVNFTPETGMQLATENGLRGKVTEVGEENFVVDFNHELAGKTLIFKIKVISLEA encoded by the coding sequence ATGACTGAAGAGACAATTAAAAACCCAGACAAAACAATCGAAAACGGAGATACTATTTCCGTTGATTATGTTGGAAAACTGGAAGACGGCACTGTTTTCGACACATCGGAAAAAGAAGCAGCGAGCGAGGCAGGGATATACAACGAAATGAGGGACTACAAACCTCTGACGTTCACTGTGGGAGCGGGGCAGATGATAAAAGGCTTTGACGAGGGCGTAGTCGGAATGAAAGTAGGAGAGGAAAAAACTCTTGAAATCCCTCCAGAGGAAGCATACGGAGAATACATGGAAGAGTACGTAAGGGAACTCCCACGAAACGCAGTCAATTTTACTCCCGAAACCGGGATGCAACTTGCTACGGAAAACGGGCTTCGGGGAAAGGTCACTGAAGTAGGCGAGGAAAACTTCGTAGTGGACTTCAACCATGAGCTTGCTGGAAAGACCCTGATATTCAAAATAAAAGTCATATCATTGGAGGCATAA
- a CDS encoding SdpI family protein gives MRKAIFVTTGLVLLSFILSIYFYPQVPEQMATHWNSQGEVNGYMSKLWGLFFIPLLITGLVIMFLVLPRIDPRKENIVKFRKYYDWFIVILVLFMIAVHLQVLLWNTGIRISPNAVLPLGIGLLFYYMGILTENAERNWFIGIRTPWTLSSERVWKGTNRLGGKLFRIAGITAALGTLFPEFAIYFIFVPIISVAGFTVVYSYFEYQKELKENEREQISE, from the coding sequence ATGCGCAAAGCCATATTCGTAACAACAGGACTGGTCCTTCTTTCCTTCATCCTTTCAATATATTTTTACCCACAGGTCCCGGAGCAGATGGCAACCCACTGGAACTCTCAGGGAGAAGTGAACGGTTATATGTCGAAACTCTGGGGACTCTTTTTCATTCCTTTACTGATAACAGGGCTTGTAATTATGTTTCTGGTACTTCCGAGAATCGACCCCAGGAAAGAGAATATTGTAAAATTTAGGAAGTATTACGACTGGTTTATAGTGATACTGGTTTTGTTTATGATTGCTGTCCATCTCCAAGTACTGCTCTGGAACACAGGAATTCGGATCAGCCCCAATGCCGTGCTCCCTCTTGGGATAGGGCTCCTGTTTTATTATATGGGGATTCTTACGGAAAACGCGGAGAGGAACTGGTTTATCGGCATCAGGACACCCTGGACTCTCAGCAGCGAAAGAGTCTGGAAAGGGACTAACCGGCTTGGGGGGAAACTCTTCAGGATAGCAGGGATAACCGCAGCTTTAGGGACCCTTTTCCCGGAATTTGCAATCTATTTCATCTTCGTCCCCATAATTTCGGTAGCCGGGTTTACTGTTGTTTATTCATATTTTGAATACCAAAAGGAACTTAAAGAAAATGAAAGGGAGCAAATTAGTGAGTGA
- a CDS encoding FKBP-type peptidyl-prolyl cis-trans isomerase, whose product MRAGRGETLIICILLFGSILFGSGCADSGEGKVAKTGNIVKVDYTGKFENGTVFDTSVEETAKEAGIYTEQKNYVPLTFTVGAGQVIEGFDNAVIGMEVGEEKTVTIPPEEAYGEYNETLILAVPLDGLGLSEPPEIGQTFSSPYGKFKVIDVNETHATLDFNHELAGKTLVFDIKLISIQ is encoded by the coding sequence ATGAGGGCCGGGAGGGGGGAAACTTTAATAATATGCATTTTGCTCTTTGGAAGCATCCTTTTCGGAAGCGGATGCGCAGACAGTGGAGAAGGAAAGGTTGCAAAAACCGGAAACATCGTTAAAGTAGACTACACTGGAAAGTTTGAAAACGGTACTGTTTTCGATACTTCTGTAGAAGAAACCGCAAAAGAGGCGGGCATATACACAGAACAGAAAAACTATGTCCCCTTAACCTTTACAGTAGGTGCGGGCCAGGTGATCGAAGGTTTTGATAATGCGGTAATCGGGATGGAAGTAGGAGAAGAAAAAACCGTAACTATCCCCCCTGAAGAAGCTTACGGGGAGTACAACGAAACTCTGATCCTGGCAGTCCCTCTTGATGGACTGGGACTTTCGGAACCGCCTGAAATAGGGCAGACATTCTCCAGCCCGTATGGCAAGTTCAAAGTAATTGATGTAAATGAGACACATGCTACTCTGGATTTCAACCACGAACTTGCAGGCAAGACTCTTGTTTTCGATATAAAGCTTATCTCAATACAGTAA
- a CDS encoding nucleotidyltransferase family protein gives MKACIMCGGAGTRLRPLTFKHPKPSIPILNKPSVRHLIEHLSREGFNEIVMTLGYMGERIEEQLGDGHMFGVHIDYVYEKEKLGTAGGVKNAEKYLKNEPFIVLGGDHVLNLDLREMYRFHEANDALITIGLLSIDDPREFGIADMDINNRIHRFLEKPKSGQIFSNLASTGIYICDPEIFNWIPENKKYDFAKDLFPALLAADKKINGMLVRGKWTDVGSSAAYRQAQRWMLDALPGTTIEGNFTTRNARIRGPLSIGNNVSIGSNSSLVGPIVIGENTVIGDSVLIGPYSVIGANCTIENNAKILSSYLFDGVSIGKNSNISGAVVADETAVGEECNLENGTVIGHKVVIGDNSTIHSGIKIWPEVVIEKNSSIKETVVNPAYDTTYEGS, from the coding sequence ATGAAAGCATGTATCATGTGCGGAGGCGCAGGGACAAGGCTCAGGCCGCTGACCTTCAAGCACCCGAAACCGAGCATACCGATTCTCAATAAACCATCAGTCCGGCACCTGATAGAGCACCTTTCAAGGGAAGGGTTCAATGAGATAGTCATGACCCTCGGATATATGGGAGAACGCATAGAAGAACAGCTTGGAGACGGGCATATGTTTGGGGTACACATCGATTACGTGTATGAGAAAGAAAAGCTGGGGACAGCCGGCGGGGTAAAAAATGCTGAAAAGTATTTGAAGAACGAGCCTTTCATTGTGCTTGGGGGAGACCACGTCCTTAACCTCGACCTGAGGGAGATGTACCGCTTCCACGAAGCAAACGACGCCCTGATAACTATAGGCCTCCTTTCCATTGACGACCCGAGGGAATTCGGGATTGCCGATATGGATATAAATAACCGAATCCACCGTTTTCTGGAGAAACCCAAATCAGGCCAGATTTTCAGTAATCTTGCAAGCACAGGCATTTATATCTGTGACCCCGAAATCTTCAACTGGATCCCTGAAAATAAAAAGTATGATTTTGCAAAAGACCTATTCCCTGCCCTGCTTGCAGCAGATAAGAAAATTAACGGCATGCTTGTCCGGGGAAAATGGACTGATGTAGGGAGTTCGGCGGCTTACAGGCAGGCCCAGCGCTGGATGCTTGATGCTCTTCCCGGAACCACAATCGAAGGAAACTTCACAACAAGAAACGCAAGAATACGAGGCCCCCTCTCCATAGGAAACAACGTATCAATAGGTTCGAATTCTTCACTCGTCGGGCCCATTGTCATAGGGGAAAACACCGTAATCGGCGATAGCGTCCTTATCGGGCCTTACAGTGTGATAGGGGCAAACTGCACTATCGAAAATAATGCAAAGATTCTTTCTTCTTACCTTTTTGATGGGGTATCCATAGGTAAAAACTCCAACATCTCCGGAGCTGTAGTTGCAGATGAAACAGCTGTAGGAGAAGAGTGCAACCTTGAGAATGGGACAGTAATCGGGCATAAAGTCGTGATAGGGGACAATTCGACCATACATTCGGGGATAAAGATCTGGCCCGAAGTTGTGATCGAAAAGAATTCCAGCATAAAGGAAACTGTCGTCAACCCAGCTTATGATACTACGTATGAAGGCTCCTGA